CCAAATAAATTGGTGGAAACAGCCGTCAAAATTTCTCCTCCATTTTGATAAGAAGGCAATAAGCTTTGGCTAACCGCCCCTAAATACCCCAGCATAAGATAGATTATAGCTAGTAGGAATCCAGCAAATACCCCTGTTCTCATCGTAAGACGGGCAATTTGCTTTTTATTCGAGATATTTTTTCTCTCAAAGGCTGCAACGATTACTCCTCCAAATAGTAATGCAGCTAATGTATCCATTGTCATATAGCCTTCCATAAAGCCTTTGAAGGTAGCGGACTGTTGGTACGCCTCAACTGCTTTCCCAAAATCACCAATCGGATAAAACTGGCTTTGTATAAAAATGATTGTAATCATGCTAAGTAAAATAGGGGTTAAAATTTTTCCAATACGTGCAAACATCTTAGAAGGATTGAGACAGAGCCAAAAATTGATGACAAAATAAATAACTGTATACACTGTTAATGTCAATGAATTAGCACGTAAAAAATCAGGTAAAAAGGGAACAACACCCATTTCAAATGCAACGTTACCTGCACGCGGTATAACTAAAAAGGGCCCCAAGCATAAGTAAGTCGTCAAGGTAAATACGATAGCAAAAATAGGATGCACCCGATTCGTTAAGACATCTAAGCCCCCACTTTTCGCAATCGCAGTTACCCCTAAGATTGGTAGGCCAACAGCAGTAATGAGAAAGCCAAGCATAGCCTGCCATAAATTTTCGCCTGCCGAAAAGCCCAGTGCAGGGGGAAATACTAGATTACCTGCTCCAAAAAATAAAGCGAATAACATAAGTCCAATATACAACTGTTCCTTCCATGATAGCTGTTTCATTTTTCTTCTCCTTTTTCTCAAAAAAATAAAACCTCTCGCCTTATCATCGTAAAAATGATGACTGAGGCGAGAGGTTCGCGGTACCACCCAGTTTTCTCTAATTCACTCACGAGAATTAGACATTATGAAGTCATAGACTTTCATCCTATAACGTGGATCACTCGGTGTATATTACTTGGGCATTTGCTTTTCACATACACTGCTCATAGGCGACTTCGGAAAAAGATAGTGACCGTTCTCTCAGCCGTGGAACGGATTTCTGTACATCTAGAGCTTCTTTCTACTACTCCTATTCATTGCAAGTAATGAAGATATGAAATTTTACATCATTTATAAAAAAATAAAAAACCTCAGAACGAAATGACATTTATCATCTCATTCTGAGGTGTATATTTTACACGGTACCACTCAGCTTTCTTGCTTTTTCACAAAAACAAGCTCTGTAAGTCAATTATCATGACTCGGGTCTATTAACGAGACCAACCGTTACTCACTACTCGATCTTACTCAATCTTTGGCGAGTAAAGCTCAAAGGTGACATTCGATAATCAGTCCGTCACCACCCTTCCAGCCAAGGGGCAGCTCTCTAATCACACACTTGATTATCTACTATCCTTTTCAATGCCTTTTATATGTAAATGTTAACAAGCAGGAAACATAGTTGCTTTTTATTAATTATAGTCAGCTTTTTGCTACTGTCAAGCGGTACGTTGTTATTTTTGCTATGAGAGAAAAAATGGTTAAACAGAAGATGCTTTAAGCCCATGCTCCTCTGAAAGGCTTGTTTGCATCTTATACAAGGTAGAGTAAAACCCATTTTTCGAAAGAAGTTCTTGATGGCGCCCGTTCTCAACCACCTTTCCTTGATCTACAACATAAATCATATCAGCTTCCTCTACTGTAGAAAGACGATGTGCGACGATTAAGGTTGTTCGATCTTTCATGAGTTCGGCTAAGGCTTTTTGCACCCAATATTCTGATCCAGAATCCAACGCTGAGGTGGCTTCATCCAATAAAAGGATAGGTGCATTTTTTATAATGGCCCGAGCAATCGCTATTCGTTGACGCTGACCACCAGACAGCATGGCGCCACGCTCCCCTACACGGGTTTCATAGCCATTTGGAAGACCCATGATAAAATCATGCGCGTATGCTGCTCTAGTAGCTTCAACGATTTCCTCATGAGTAGCGTCTAGCTTTCCATAGCGAATATTCTCTTCAATTGTTCCCTCAAATAAATAAGCATCCTGTGGAACATAAGCGATCAGGCTTCTCATTTCTTGAAGGCTATATTCTCCAATTGTTTTGCCAAACATGAGGATAGACCCGCTTTTAGCTGGATAGTACCCCAGTAATAATTTAATCACTGTGCTTTTTCCACTGCCACTGGCTCCTACAAGAGCAGCCGTTTCTCCTTCTACAATCGAGAATGAAAAATCATCTAATACTTTCGCGTCAGAATCATATTCAAAAACAATCTGATTCATTTCTAACACCTTATCCTTCTGATAAGGTAGCTCATCGGGTAAGGGGATATAACGTTCAGGTTCAGTTGGTTCTGAAAGGAGCTCAATAACACGAGAAGCACCTGAAAGAGAACTTTGTAGAATCGATAAAACCTGGCCCAGGTGAAGAAATCCTACTGTTACTAATAGTTGCTGTTGAATGATTGCTACAAGAGAGCCTACACCGATTACGTCTTGAGCAACCATGATAATCCCAAAAACCAGCATCCCACCAAAGCTTAAAAAGTTAATGAAAAAGTTGGTTCCTTCTAACAA
The nucleotide sequence above comes from Brevibacillus laterosporus LMG 15441. Encoded proteins:
- a CDS encoding ABC transporter ATP-binding protein; amino-acid sequence: MFLKKWLDELVYLLSFMGSRKKKYIFGMLGDGFIQAGIVIVLPFVFKDVTDFASGSGRDTALLIRAVLMISGTLLLVSILSPTFSYMYRRTVKEVMADVRLILFKQVGRLPSRYYEQHHSGDIMSRLSNDLLTMERTYSEHIKTIAIVLISLLGSLTGMFLLDWRFASVLVGLSAVTLYINTRFAKSVRKISDKTQLQQGVLTERLNDFLAGLPIIKIFHLKHVVTQRYIEMNEHVTSSTIKQGHKNALLEGTNFFINFLSFGGMLVFGIIMVAQDVIGVGSLVAIIQQQLLVTVGFLHLGQVLSILQSSLSGASRVIELLSEPTEPERYIPLPDELPYQKDKVLEMNQIVFEYDSDAKVLDDFSFSIVEGETAALVGASGSGKSTVIKLLLGYYPAKSGSILMFGKTIGEYSLQEMRSLIAYVPQDAYLFEGTIEENIRYGKLDATHEEIVEATRAAYAHDFIMGLPNGYETRVGERGAMLSGGQRQRIAIARAIIKNAPILLLDEATSALDSGSEYWVQKALAELMKDRTTLIVAHRLSTVEEADMIYVVDQGKVVENGRHQELLSKNGFYSTLYKMQTSLSEEHGLKASSV
- the brnQ gene encoding branched-chain amino acid transport system II carrier protein encodes the protein MKQLSWKEQLYIGLMLFALFFGAGNLVFPPALGFSAGENLWQAMLGFLITAVGLPILGVTAIAKSGGLDVLTNRVHPIFAIVFTLTTYLCLGPFLVIPRAGNVAFEMGVVPFLPDFLRANSLTLTVYTVIYFVINFWLCLNPSKMFARIGKILTPILLSMITIIFIQSQFYPIGDFGKAVEAYQQSATFKGFMEGYMTMDTLAALLFGGVIVAAFERKNISNKKQIARLTMRTGVFAGFLLAIIYLMLGYLGAVSQSLLPSYQNGGEILTAVSTNLFGQYGTILLGTVFTLACITTSVGLITSCGQYFAKLMPRFSYTVWTGIVCFTSMIIANLGLNQIIVFSVPILLVIYPLTIVLIILSFGHSLFKGYKSVYKMSLLGTAMISLVDALQQSKFIDVSFITNIYRYLPLYEQGIGWVLPALIGACIGFLWGKGKENQLQLGKTSHTSFSQIEESQ